The following are encoded in a window of Candidatus Woesearchaeota archaeon genomic DNA:
- a CDS encoding cell division protein SepF, with protein sequence MAGFFSNLKRKLGGSDEDFPEEGEEEYVELDTGAGADIKTKITVRPFVIEDFADIKEVLDSLREGATIALVNIRPLKEKDLVELKRAINKLKKTCDAIEGDIAGFGDDYIVVTPSFAKIYRTKATADVAEEPEGEE encoded by the coding sequence AAGAGAAAATTGGGCGGTTCTGACGAGGATTTTCCTGAAGAAGGCGAGGAAGAGTATGTTGAGCTTGACACCGGCGCTGGCGCTGACATAAAGACCAAGATCACAGTAAGGCCGTTTGTCATTGAAGATTTTGCTGATATCAAAGAAGTTCTTGATTCCTTAAGGGAAGGAGCTACAATCGCATTGGTGAATATAAGGCCATTGAAAGAGAAGGACCTTGTGGAACTAAAAAGAGCCATAAACAAGCTAAAGAAGACATGCGATGCAATTGAAGGTGATATTGCAGGGTTCGGCGATGACTATATTGTTGTTACGCCGTCATTTGCAAAGATCTACAGGACAAAGGCGACTGCCGATGTTGCTGAAGAGCCTGAAGGGGAAGAATAG